The Chitinophaga pinensis DSM 2588 region CATAAGTATTCACAAAAACACGTGGTTTACCCGAAGCGCCTTTTTTGGTGGTGATGATAATAACACCGTTTGCACCGCGGGATCCGTATACGGCGGTGGAGGAAGCATCTTTCAGTACTTCCATCGACTGAATATCGTTGGGGTTAATATCCTGTATATTTTCGTATTGCACACCGTCTACGATGTACAGCGGACCATTATCCGCACGGATAGACCTGTTACCACGTACGGTAACATTGATCTTTGCACCAGCGGCGCCATTGCTTTTGGTGATATCGACACCTGGCAGTTTACCCTGTACGGATTCCATTACGTTGGTGGAAGGTACTTTTCTGAGTTCTTCACCTTTCACAGATGTAACGGCGCCTGTCAGGTCACGTTTCTTTACTTCACCATAACCGACTACCACGACTTCATCCAATTGCTTATTATCTTTTTCCAGTTTCACTACAATGTTGCTGTTACCATGAATGTTTTGTGTCAAAGCCTGATAGCCGAGGTAACTGATTAACAGTACACCAGTCTGGGCATCTGGAACGGTAAGGGAAAATGTGCCTGTGGCGTCGGTCTGTGTGCCTGTTGTGGATCCTTTAAGTTGCACATTGACCATAACCAGCGGTTCTCCGGTTGCTGCGTCGGATACCCGCCCTTTGATTGTCTGGCGTTGCGCAAATGTCACACTGACACTTACTAGCAAAAACCAGCAGATGATGAGTAGTTTTTTCATAACGTAACGTGTTGTATCTGTCTTCTAAAATTGGGTAATTTGTTAGTCCGCAATGGAAATAGCGATATTGCTACAGTGGCAATATATTGTGGCACTGTTCCTCTTCAGTTCATCCTTTGGGTCTCCCCGAAACAATTCTACGCCGATATTCATTAATACGGAAAGGAATGGAAGTATTTATTTACGCAAACGTTTGCGGAAAAGCGATCAGCAGCAAGCTGCCAGACGGAGAAAACAGACTAGTCAAAAGCTACCAGGAAGACGGGTGAAACAGAACAATTGATAAATTATAAATAAAACTATATCTTTAGATCCATCTAAGAGACAAATCCCTGCAACAAGGCTAATATTACCGTTCAATCCCTGTACCTAAATCAGCTACCATGAACACACATGCTGACACCGCAATAGCGCAGAAAAGCAAATCTATTGCCGGCCATACATCCCGGACCACTAACAATACGGCTGTAAGCCAGCTCGTGAGCGATCGCCCCGAAGACACCCTGCAAAGGAAGTGGCAGAATATTGCTGATAACAGTTCACAGGTGCAGCAATTAAAACAGCAACAGCAGATGGCAGATACCAGTCCTCAGCAGCTCCTGCAGCGAAGGCAGACGGATGCCATCAGTAACAGTCCGAAGTTGACAGCACAACTGCAACAAAAATCCACCATGGCGGAAAGCAATGTGTTACAGGCAAAACCTGCTCCACAGGCAGGAGCCTTGCGGATGGTACATATCAATCACGCAGCGCCCGTACAAAGAAGAGAGATTCCGGTGATTCAAACCGACCTGGATGCATTAAAGAATCTGGCAATGCCGGTCTTACCGGATTGGGCATCCGCTGCCAGTATTGTAGCCCGGCAAACGTTGATTACACAGAAACGCACTGCATTAGATGCATTTGTAGTGGAAGTGGACGAGAAGAAAGATGAATACATGGCCCAGCGCACTTTTACCCAGCCAATGCAATCCGCAGCACATATCAAAACCAGACTCGCGGCGTTACCTGGTGAAATCACCAGGCTGGATGCAGATATTGCAGGAGGATCTGCTGTAGAACCGGCAAGACCTCCGGCAGGTACGATGTGGGGACCAGTGGCGGCAACACACAGAAGCTGGAAAGCATTGAACGATAACCTGGCAACAAATACGGCAACCAGAATCTCAAGACTGGCAGAACAAACCAGGTCTACTGCCGATTTACCGGTAGCAGATCTGCTTGCGGCAGTAATAGCGGCCACTAAGAAACTGGATGACGAGCAGGCTTTGCTTAACAGGCGGAAAAAAGAACGGTATTTTGAGGATGTGATTACCAGTGTACAACCAGTTTGCACAGATTTACATAATGAAGGAACATGGGGCCATGGCCCTTCTGCCCTGGGAGTTTTCGCATATACACTGCCTGCCTCTCTCAACGGCATTGACCGTTGTATCGACCCATTCACTGTGCATATTCATAAACCCCATGCCGGCAAAGTAGTAAGAAGAGCGCATGTGCGGGGCGGAGAATTTGACAACATAATCCTGTACAGCGGAGAGCCTGTGGGGCCCGGTGTTATCGGAGGCTGGGAAGGACGTGCACTTGCTAAAATCTTTGCAGCATTATAGTAATTTATAGCAGGGAGCAGCTGTTATTGCTATGCTTCCCGCTATAAATATCAGTACTTAATCTACCCTGAACCAATCATAGTCCGCAAACCCGCTGTCATTGATCTGTGTATTACGCATACAAAAGATCCCTACCTTGGCTCCTACCCATCTTCCAGGCTGCGCTGTAAACGGTTTCCCCGCATCAACAAACTTCGTACCGTCGGTACTATAGCTAAACTGACACACCGCTCCTTTATCTACTTTCACCCGAAACCAACAGGTATTACCATCAATAGTCTTCAGGACTTCCTGTTCTTCTGCCGCACCTTTATCCGCTTTCAGACAGGACGCATATAAGAGTTGCAGTTGATTATCTTTCTTCATCAATGAGATACCCGCATAATCAACACCCATAATAATCAAGCCGGTCCGCTCTCCTTCCAGCGCAGGATTCGGTGTAAATGTGCATTTAGCAGTCACAGTAAAGCTATCTGCCGGAAATTTCTGTAACAACAGGTTCGGCGCCTGCCAGTAGTTACGCGAAGAATCAGGCATTTTCGCAGAAAACAATCGCAATACGCCTTTCGCCGGATACATCATCATCCAGGTAGATACCGGGTTAGCCTGCCATTGCCATTGCAATCCCAATGTCGCACTGTTGAATTCGTCTGACTCAGGCGGTGTCATCACGGGCATACCCGCCAGTGGTTTACGGTAAGTCATGACCGGCTCTCCTTTCCCATCACCATCTGCATCCATACCTATCACCGGCCAGTCTTTCACCCATTGCATAGTTTGCAAATGCACCACACGACCATAAGCGCCTTTATCCTGAAAATGCAGGAACCAGCTACTACCGGAAGGCATATCTACCCAGGCTCCCTGATGCGGACCATTCACAACACTCCTTCCCTGATCCATCACTATTTTCTCTTCATATGGACCATAAATGTTCCGGGAGCGCAATACCAGTTGCCAACCCGTACTCACACCTCCGGCTGGTGCAAAAATGTAATAGTAACCATTGCGTTTATACAATTTGGGACCTTCCAGGGTGGGGTGTGCACCATGTCCGTCGAAAACCAGTACACCTTCATCTGTGACAGCCGTACCCGTTTCATTCATACGATTGAGTGTCAGGATACTCTTGATACCGGCGCGGCTACCCGCCCAGGCATGTATGAGATAGGCTTTGCCGTCATCATCCCACAGCGGACAAGGATCTATCAGTCCTTTACCAGCTTTTACCATTACAGGATCAGACCAGGGACCTGCTGCATTTTTCGCCCTGATCATGTATATACCGAAATCAGGATCAGGGTAATAGATATAAAATTCTCCTTTATGATAACGAATGGAAGGCGCCCATACACCATTGCCATGTTGTACCTTGCTGAAATGCGCAAAAGGAGGCTGCCGTAACAGTGCATGTCCCACCAGTTGCCAGTTAACCAGGTCTTTCGACTGCAAAATGGGCAATCCCGGGGCTGCATTAAAACTGGAAGCCGTCATATAAAACTCATTACCCGCCCGACAAACATCCGGATCAGAATAATCGGCATTTAATACAGGATTTTTATAGGATCCATTTCCGAGATCAGCTACCCAGGAAAGGGAGCGCTGCTGACCATAAAACAGCGTTGGGAGGCACAAACCGGCCAAAATAAACAGCAGCTTTTCCTTCATCTGCAAAGCGTTTTTCATACGTGTAAGAATGACACTAATATAGTATAAAATAAATTATAAGTATATTTACTCACTACGTTATGAAATTTGAAGCAGCCACTATAAAAGATATAGCCATTGCGCTGGGGTTATCTACCTCTACCGTGTCCCGTGCATTACGGGACAGTCACGAGATCAGTATTGCTACCAAACAGCTGGTACTGGAATATGCCACAAGGATCAATTACCATCCTAATCCTATTGCGCTCAGTCTCAAGGAAAAACGAAGCCGCTCTATCGGGGTGATCGTTGCAGAAATTGCCAACAGCTTTTTCTCCCAGGCCATCAATGGTATTGAGTCTGTCGCTAAGGATAAGGGATATAATGTAATGATTTCCCAGACGCATGAGTCTTTCGACAAGGAAGTGATGACCCTGCAATACCTGGCCTCCCGTTCCATCGACGGACTACTGATCTCCGTATCCAGTGGTACAGAGAACCTGGACCACCTGAAAGCCTTACATGAAAGAGGGTTCCCGATCGTCTTTTTTGACCGTATCGTGGAAGAGATCCAGACGCATAAAGTGATGGTAGACAATTTCAGGGGGGCTTATGATGCGACCCTGCACCTGATCAATAAGGGGTACAAACACATTGCGGTTATCGCCGGACCGGAAAGTTTGTCTATCAGCAGGGAACGTATTGCCGGTTATCGTGAAGCGCTGGCCCAGACAAAAGTAAAACCAGGTAAAGCCCTGATCAAATACAGCCGTTATGCCGGTCTGCACCTGCAGGAAGTAGAACAGGCCGTGAGTCAGTTGCTGAAACTGCGCCCACGACCTGATGCTATATTCACGGCGTCAGATAAGCTGACCACCAATTGTATGCGGGTATTGAAGAGTAAAGGTATACGCATCCCACAGGACATTGCCCTGGTGGGATTCTCTAACTCTGATCTGATAGAATTGCTGCATCCACCGCTGACTGTTGTACGGCAGCCAGCCTTTGAAATGGGACAGATTGCTACGAACCTGCTATTGCAACTGATAGAAAGTAAAAAGCCTGTGAAGGAATTTGAAAGAAAAATTCTGAATACAAGCCTGATCGTACAGGCGTCTTCCTGATATTATGCCTGCGCAGCCGTCAGCCGTTGTGCCATCTGTACAGTCAGTTCTGCAATCCTGTTGGAGATGCCCACTTCGTTATCATACCAGGCCACTACCTTCACCAGGTTGCCGATCGTACGTGTCAGACTCGCATCTACGATAGAAGAATGGGTATTTCCCAGAATGTCAGCTGATACCAGCGGTTCTTCTGTATATTCCAGTACACCTTTCAGATTCGTGTCTGCATGTTGTTTGAACAGCGCGTTGATCTCTGCAGCGGATGCAGGTTTTACCAGGTTCAGTGACATATCTGCAATAGAACCGTCAATCACCGGTACACGATAAGAGAATCCATCCATCTTACCTTTCAGTGCAGGCAATACATCTCCGATCGCCTTTGCAGCACCAGTAGTTGTTGGTATAATTGACTGCGTCGCTGCGCGTGCTCTTCTGTAATCTTTATGCGGTCCATCCTGTAACATCTGGTCCATGGTAAATGCATGTACGGTACTCATATAACCGGAAGCAATACCATACTCTTTATCCAGCAGGTATAATACCGGCGCGATACAGTTCGTCGTACAGGATGCAGTAGACAGGATCTCATCTTCATCCGTGATCAGGTCATCATTCACACCTGCGACAATCGTCTTCACATTACCTGTTGCCGGCGCAGTGATCAATACCCTGCCTGCTCCTGCAGTAATATGCTGCTGTGCAAGCTCTTTCTGTGTAAAACGACCGGTAGACTCAATCACAACGTCTATACCCAGTTCGCCCCAGGGCAGTTTCTCAGGTGATCTTTCATTCAGTAAAAGGATCTTTTTCCCGTTTACAACAAGGTGTTTATCATCATGTGTAACAGTACCGGGAAACTTACCATGTGAAGTATCATATTTCAGCAGGTGCGCGAGCAACCCGATCTCAGTAAGGTCATTAATAGCCACTACCTCCACTCCTTTTTTGTCCTGTAACGCTCTGAGTGTCATTCTGCCGATACGTCCGAATCCATTAATAGCTACTTTCATCGTAATATATTTTTAGGTGATCAATGAACGGTTTGTAATGATGTTCTGAATGTTCTGCGGTAATCGCTGGGCGATACCATCATATGCCGCATAAAGGTGCGCCGCATAGATACGATTCCTCCCAGTCCGCATTTTTCCGCAATCTGCTCCATACTCAGGTCACTGTCCTCCAGGTATTTCCTCGCCATTTCAATCCGCAGTTTTTCTACGAATTTCCCTGGCGTCATTCCCGTCTCCTTCTGGAAGATCCGGTTGAAGTTGCGCAGACTCATATTGCTATGTACTGCCAGTTCTTCGACGCTCAGGTCATCCTGTAAATGCTGCATCATCCAGGGTTGAAGTTTACCGGCAATGGAGTTCTCCATGGAATGCACCTGCAACAGGGTACTGAACTGTGATTGATACCCCGTGCGTTTCAGGAACAATACCAGCTTGCGTGCTGCCGCAAGGGCCACATCCCTTCCATAGTCTTCCTCCACCAATGCCAGCGCCAGATCAATACCTGACGCTACCCCGCCGGAAGTATACACATTCCCGTCTCTCGTATAGAAAGGGTTTGTATCCACCTTGATATCCGGATAACGGCGCTGGAAGTCCTGGCTGAATTCCCAGTGCGTAGTCGCCTGTTTACCGTGCAGTATACCTGCCTCTGCCAGCGCATAAGTTCCCACGCATACAGATCCAATCCGGCGCATTCCGGGATAGGCATTCTTTAACCACTGACAGAAACGTTTGCCTGTCTCCTGGTTCCTGA contains the following coding sequences:
- a CDS encoding GlxA family transcriptional regulator — translated: MSPKHKKLIVIVPMPGTYMLDIAGPLDVFAAADRMLCETAGKDDVGYEIVTASPLSTKKITTKSGVEITCPTKVDELDRPIDTLIVAGFSIRNQETGKRFCQWLKNAYPGMRRIGSVCVGTYALAEAGILHGKQATTHWEFSQDFQRRYPDIKVDTNPFYTRDGNVYTSGGVASGIDLALALVEEDYGRDVALAAARKLVLFLKRTGYQSQFSTLLQVHSMENSIAGKLQPWMMQHLQDDLSVEELAVHSNMSLRNFNRIFQKETGMTPGKFVEKLRIEMARKYLEDSDLSMEQIAEKCGLGGIVSMRRTFMRHMMVSPSDYRRTFRTSLQTVH
- a CDS encoding glycoside hydrolase 43 family protein, with translation MKNALQMKEKLLFILAGLCLPTLFYGQQRSLSWVADLGNGSYKNPVLNADYSDPDVCRAGNEFYMTASSFNAAPGLPILQSKDLVNWQLVGHALLRQPPFAHFSKVQHGNGVWAPSIRYHKGEFYIYYPDPDFGIYMIRAKNAAGPWSDPVMVKAGKGLIDPCPLWDDDGKAYLIHAWAGSRAGIKSILTLNRMNETGTAVTDEGVLVFDGHGAHPTLEGPKLYKRNGYYYIFAPAGGVSTGWQLVLRSRNIYGPYEEKIVMDQGRSVVNGPHQGAWVDMPSGSSWFLHFQDKGAYGRVVHLQTMQWVKDWPVIGMDADGDGKGEPVMTYRKPLAGMPVMTPPESDEFNSATLGLQWQWQANPVSTWMMMYPAKGVLRLFSAKMPDSSRNYWQAPNLLLQKFPADSFTVTAKCTFTPNPALEGERTGLIIMGVDYAGISLMKKDNQLQLLYASCLKADKGAAEEQEVLKTIDGNTCWFRVKVDKGAVCQFSYSTDGTKFVDAGKPFTAQPGRWVGAKVGIFCMRNTQINDSGFADYDWFRVD
- a CDS encoding LacI family DNA-binding transcriptional regulator, with the protein product MKFEAATIKDIAIALGLSTSTVSRALRDSHEISIATKQLVLEYATRINYHPNPIALSLKEKRSRSIGVIVAEIANSFFSQAINGIESVAKDKGYNVMISQTHESFDKEVMTLQYLASRSIDGLLISVSSGTENLDHLKALHERGFPIVFFDRIVEEIQTHKVMVDNFRGAYDATLHLINKGYKHIAVIAGPESLSISRERIAGYREALAQTKVKPGKALIKYSRYAGLHLQEVEQAVSQLLKLRPRPDAIFTASDKLTTNCMRVLKSKGIRIPQDIALVGFSNSDLIELLHPPLTVVRQPAFEMGQIATNLLLQLIESKKPVKEFERKILNTSLIVQASS